The sequence CACGTCACACTGCCACCGAAACAATGAAGTTATTGCAAACCAAATTTCACAATCGCATAATTTCCCGAAATTCAACTGTTAATTTGCCGCGCCGATTTATCaccatttgataattttatgttGGACTATGTTAAAGAAAGAGTCTATACGGAGTCTATATCGAATCGATTGTAGTTTTAAAACTCAAAATCCGTGACGTGATAAGCGAAATGGAAAAAagagattaaaaattttgttgaaagaaTCGACATCCGTATTTATGGTAGTGGTGAACATCTGGACGatatcatatttcatttataCTAATTCTCAAACCTCTTCTAATACATTACAAATTTGAATAATCTTtatgttgtttaaaaaattcttcttgaaaacccctttacaaCGACTTTTAATCTAATGAATTTTTCTTgtcttatacaatatttttttaaatagtgcgTTGAATATTACTTTTCTTTAAGTTAATGACATAAAATTTCCTTTAATACGAAACTGCtttcaacattttcaaatattttataaaatattcaagATATTCGAAATACATGCGGTTTACTAATAGTTATGTCCCGAATTTTATACGCATCTGATTCAAAGTAATTTATATTACCATCAAGGGCGGGCTGCGGTTACTTATGGTAAGGAATTTCGGTTATTTCTCCATACAAGCGCTCCACCCAAATATTGAAAAGGCGACTTTCTTACCTCCAATATGAGACAACATTAAAAGTAAAACAACAAACTGAAAGAGTCGACTATCATTTTATTGGTGTGTGtaataattgcatttttaataaGAACGTCTCTGTATGTATGAACGtattcaaacacaaattttttgtatatagtcTATGCACTGGCTGAGCGAATCATCACTTCTATCATATCTTTCTTATGCACTCGCTGAGCGAATCATTACTACTATCATATCTCTCGTGTGCATATGAGAGAGGATTCATTCAACGTGCGAGCTGTTAAATGAAAGTGACTGAAATTTAGTCGTTTTGTGACTGTGGAGAAATAAACAATTGACGAGATATTTACGTATTTTGCATACCTTAAATAATTTACctcaaataacaataaatatataaatatttattaatacaaaCTCATTCCAATTAGTACAATGGATTACACTGTGAGTAAAAAAGTAATCtttttaaagctaaattctATGCTAATATTGATTTTATATCCAACATTTTTCGCGTATGGTATGCGTCATCATAATTTTCATCGCTATTAGCCAACTCCCACTGTAGTTCCCGCTGCCCCATTCGATGCCTCCGCAGATGCACAGGCGTTACGAGCCGCCATGAAAGGTTTCGGAACGGATGAGGAGGAAATCATCAATTTACTCACTGCTCGATCGAATGCACAGAGACAACAAATTAAGGCACAGTTTGAGACGGAATTCGGGCGAGACTTAACCGATGACTTAAAGAGTGAATTGGGTGGTAAATTTGAAGACGTCATTGTTGCTTTAATGACGCCGCCCGTTGAGTATTTATGTAAGCAGCTGCATGAGGCAATGGCCGGCATGGGTACAGATGAGACAACACTTGTCGAAATACTCTGCACAAAAACCAATGAGGAAATGCACGAAATTGTTGCAGCTTATGAGACACAATACGGTCGTCCCTTAGCGGAGCAAATGTGTAGTGAAACGTCTGGCTTCTTTCGACGTCTGTTGACATTGATTGTGACAGGCGTGCGTGATCCGGTGGGTACTGTGGATCCAAATAAAGCGCGCGAGGATGCTGAAGCGCTTTATGCGGCGGGTGAAGCAAAGCTCGGCACCGACGAGGAGGTCTTCAATCGCATTATGACACATAGCAGTTTCGCGCAATTACGGCTCATCTTCGACGAATACAAAGAACTCTCGGGTCAGACTATTGAACAAGCGATCAAGCATGAAATGGATGGAGGGCTGCACGATGCAATGATTGCAATTGGTGAGtggaaacattttaaatgcGTTAGTCATCTATGAGTTAAATCTTTTTTATGTTCATCTACTTGTTGGCATTACATCAATGAATTGCGCACTATTTTCAATTCATATGTAGTTGAATGCGTACAATCACCGGCCGCCTTTTTCGCCAATCGCCTTTTCCAAGCCATGGATGGTGCCGGTACAAATGATGCTACTCTCATTCGCATAATTGTCAGTCGTTCTGAAATTGATTTGGGTACCATTAAAGATGAGTTTGAGCGCATTTACAATCGTACCTTGTACAGTGCCGTTGTGGTAAGTAAATCTTCTAATAATAATGCCACGCCATTTAGTATCTAGTTTCAGGAAGTGTACTCAATTAAATTGCTATAAGAAGTGAAAATTTCTAAGTACTTAGATCTGATGATTcattatacacttttttacaaTGTGATGTTGCTCTAACATAATTCGGGTGGGAAATTTTGCCACACAAAAACCTAATTAGTTGCAATTTGTTATTTGTGTGGTGAAAGACGCAAGtgacgattttttttagaacaacCGTTCAGGGAAACAGCTACTTGGCTTTATACCTTCAATATAGATAAGCCTACCCTGTGCAGATTTGAATGCAGCCGAATATGAAAACGATTGCAAAACTCTAGCAAACTCACTGGGCTCTTATTAGCACTTAACGCAAGCCTGGGTCCCAAGTAAAATAGTAGTAAAATGTTTTACGATGTCAGTCTCGTTTTTATTACATCTCGttttttagacaatttttttaagcaaagagGACTCAGTTACACTCGTAAGAAGAAAGCGGCTAGTATGGGATTCTGTGGACCAAGCTGTAAAAATTCGTTACCAATGAGCGATTAACCTACCGCATTGCAAGCGCAGATACGTGGCATATAAGTAAAACTTCTACTTCGAATAGCATCTGTATTTTGTCAGACGGACAGGCTGCCCTCTGTGCACTACAGTCTCAAACTATCTAAAAACGTTGAGGAACGCTTCACTGACCTCAATAATCTGGCAGCAAAGAACACCATCTTGTTGGTTAAGAAGATAATGACGGCAACGAACAGGCAGACTGCCTAGCGAAATTAGGCGCTACATAAAAATTCATGAACTAGAATCCTTCTGCGAGCTTAAGAAAACCCACTTAGGGAAATTGTCTACGACTGGGACAACACGGAATTCATACTACACTGGATGGAATGTCGAGGACAGGGGTAGGCAAGACAATTTATCCTGCCCTCTATAGGAGTGTCAAGTAGGCTCTTAAATCTAGATAGAGAGAACCTTAGGAACTCTCTCTGGATATTATACATAACATTCTAATCTATGTTATAGTTCCGGTAGGACTAGTAGAATCAAGAGTGTTTCGCTTTTACGAGTTGAGCGAGGAACTACGGTGGCACATCCTCTACTAACGCGCAGCTCTCGTAAGAAGAAAACTCACTTACCCGGGTAGTGTGGCCCTGATCTATTGGTTATATGGAACAAAAGCACGAGGAAGTACTGAAATTCATGAGAAGCCTTACACTATACATAGACTCGCGGTCAAGCACCAATGGTGGCAGTGCGCTATGGCCCAATAAATAACTGGACTGGACTAGAACTTTGATATGCTTacttatttaaaagtttttttaaatacttatttcATCTCTTTGTTTTTCTGAATCTACACTATGTGAGGTTGGGTTAAGTTAGATGAGATCGTTGTCACAATGATAAGAGGTAGGCCACCTTGATGGGACTTCTAGATTGGTTCATTGTGGCACCATTAAATGGCCAACGAGATAGAGGATAGAGGAGTAGCTGAGGAATCTAGAATAGAGCACACTTCTTAAGCACAAACACTTCTTGAAACTTGATAAAATGGTGTGGTTCAAGTACATATTTGCCATTTAGTCAACCTtctgaaatacataaatatctttTTCCTTTCGTTTTACATACTTTTTATTGTTGTGTTGTTTGTTGATTGTACCGCTATATAGGATGTAAGTATTCGACcaactaaaataattatagaTTGTTTTGCTAAATGTAATGTAACCGAAATCCTAAATTCTAACACCTCCTGCGGTCTAAAAAATTCACTTGTTGCATGCAACCGCttttataaatactaaaataaaaaaaattaaaatagaatttggtaaataaaaaaattttaaaatttcacgtGAATTGGTTTTTCaccttatacttatatatacttatacattagGCCGGAGCGATTTTTATGAACTTCAAATTTTCGATACGGTGCCgtgaaaattgtgtaatttcAACGACGTGGTATCGTTTGCCAAATCGCACAGGCCtgatatgcatacacacacatacattcgccTAACGTTTACCACATAGTCGTACatgtgtacaaatttatgtataattttactttattatatttaaatatttattaaagttttaattttacaaaaatatttgcagtcGGAGACTTCTGGCG comes from Anastrepha ludens isolate Willacy chromosome 3, idAnaLude1.1, whole genome shotgun sequence and encodes:
- the LOC128858093 gene encoding annexin B10-like gives rise to the protein MDYTPTPTVVPAAPFDASADAQALRAAMKGFGTDEEEIINLLTARSNAQRQQIKAQFETEFGRDLTDDLKSELGGKFEDVIVALMTPPVEYLCKQLHEAMAGMGTDETTLVEILCTKTNEEMHEIVAAYETQYGRPLAEQMCSETSGFFRRLLTLIVTGVRDPVGTVDPNKAREDAEALYAAGEAKLGTDEEVFNRIMTHSSFAQLRLIFDEYKELSGQTIEQAIKHEMDGGLHDAMIAIVECVQSPAAFFANRLFQAMDGAGTNDATLIRIIVSRSEIDLGTIKDEFERIYNRTLYSAVVSETSGDYKNALTALLGGA